DNA sequence from the Streptomyces sp. NBC_01497 genome:
CGGCACGGTCGCCACCTGGGCCGTCGACTCGCAGATCGGCTCGAACGTCTCGCGGCTCGCGATGGTCATGGGCGCGGTGCTGCTGCTCGCGGCCATCCCGTACGCGGCCCTCGGCTCGCTGCGCTGGTGGGCGCTGCTGCTGGCGTTCGGGGGCGTGAACGTCTGGACGGGATTCAAGGGCGTCGACGACATGGTGATCACGGCGCCCACCGCGTCCTGGACCCGTGAGCTGGCGCCGCTCGTGCACCAGTTGCAGAGAGCGGGAGCGGCGAAGGGCCGGGTGGAGGTCGTCCCGGCGCGCAGCCACCGGGAGGCGTCCGCGCTCTCGCCGTACGTGAACCTCGCCCGCGGCTGGAACCGGCAGGCGGACATCGCGCGGAACCCGCTGTTCTACGACGACACCCTGACCGCCGACAACTACCGCGGCTGGCTGGACCGGTGGGCCGTGCACTTCGTCGTCCTGCCGAAGGGCAGACCCGACGAGGGCGCGGCACGCGAGGCGATGCTCGTGCGGCACGGCGAGCCGTACCTCACCGAGCTGTGGGGCGACGCCAACTGGCAGCTGTACGCGGTCAAGGACCCGATGCCGATGGCGGACCCGCCGGCGACAGTGGACCGCGCGGGTGCCGGCGAGCTGACGATCCATGTGAAGAAGCCGGGCCGCGTGCTCATCAGGATCCCGTACTCGCCGTGGCTGGGGCTGGTCGACGCGGCGGGCAAGAGCGTGCTGCCGCCGCAGGAGACGGCCGCCTCGAAGGCGCGGGAGGCGCGCGGCGACAAGGACGCGGACCGGCACCGGCAGTACACCAACCCGGCGGGCTGCCTGACGAAGGCGGACAAGGACGACGACGGCGACGAGTGGACGATCCTGCTCGCGCCGAAGGCCGGCGTGTACCGGCTGGCGGCGCCCTACCAACTGCCACGGGGCACCGGTTGCCCGGAGGAACTGCGCGAGGCCCAGTGAATCGCGGCGGCGCCGAGGGACGGCGCGGCGCGGCGGGGCCGGGCGGCGTGGCGCGGACCGTTCCTGATCCGCGCCTTCCCTGATCCGGGCCGTTCCTGATCCGGGCCGTCCTTAAATCCGGGCCCTCCGGGCGGTGCGAGAGGCGTCCGCGCGGGCCGGTGCGAGAGGCCGCGACGACGACCGCGAGTGCCCCGGCGAGGGGCCTCCTCGCCGAACGCGCGCGCACACCGGTGAATGAGGGCGTTATCTACGGATCGCGGCCCCGATCCGCTCAATCGGACGGCCGCGTTCTTCGTCACGTCGCGGAGTGCTTGGGAACAAGGCTTAGGTATGCCTAACCTAATCCCGCACTGGCGCCAGCGGTCCCCTTCTCCTGTGCCCCTCCTCGTCCCCGAACGGATGCTCCCGTGACCACACCGGCCTCAAGCACCGGCAGCAGCACGCTCACCACCCTGTCGTCGTCCTCCTCCGACGCTCTCCTGTCGGCGCCCGCCACCCTCACCCTCGGGCGGCTGCACGGCGCGGCCGTCGTCAGGATCGCCTTCGGCGTCCTGTGGGCCGTCGACGCCACGTTCAAATGGCTGCCGGGATTCATCCACGGCCAGACCCTCGGCGACGAGCTGGGCAAGGCCGCCGACGTCCAGACCCCGGTCTTCCACCAGTGGCTCCAGATGTGGCACGCCATCGGCACGTCCGTGCCGGGTGCGTTCGCCGTGGGCACGGCCGTCATCGAGACGCTCATCGCGCTCGGACTGCTCCTCGGCGCCTTCAGCAACGTCGTCTTCATCGGTAGCGCGGTGTTCTCGTTCGGCATCTGGTCCGGCGCCGAGGGCTTCCATCTGCCGTGGAAGCAGGGCATGACCGACCTGGGCCCGTCGGTCGGCTACATCTTCGCGTCGCTGGCGCTGTACTACGCGTTCGCCGGGTCGTCCTGGAGCCTGGACACCCGGCTGCGGCCGGCGCTCGGCCGCTACGGCCGGCTGTGCGGCAGGCCGGCGGGCTGAGCGCCGGCCGCCCGTACGTCCTTCCCGCACCTTCGCGGTCCCCGCGCGTTCTCCGCCGTCGTTCACCGTCGTTCCGTCGTACTTCCGAACGGGCCGCAGGACATGCCTCATCGTCCTGCGGCCCGTACGCGCGCGCCGCGCTGCTGACGCCCCGCGACCTCGCGCGGGCGGCGCCGGGAGGACACAATGGCCCCCGGTCCCTGCCCGCAGCGACGGAAGGCCCTCCCATGTCCCCGCAGTCCCCGCAACCCGTCCCGGAGAACCGGCAGGCCCCCGGCGTCCCGACGCGTCCGGACTCCGGCCCCGAGGGCGGGGGGCCCCGCAGGGAGCGCGGGCCCGGCGGATACGCGGCCGGCCCCGAACGGGCGCGGGACGACGAGGTCTTCGAGCAGTACCGACCGCTCCTGACCGGGCTCGCCTACCGGCTCCTCGGCAGCATGTGGGACGCGGAGGACATCGTCCAGGACGCCTACCTGCGCTGGACGCGCACCGACACGGCCACCGTCCGCGAGCCGCGCGCCTTCCTCGCCACCGTCACCTCGCGGCTGGCCCTCGACCAGTTGCGCTCAGCCCGCGTCACGCGTGAGGCGTACATCGGCCCGTGGCTGCCCGAACCCGTACCCACCGGTGAACTCGGGCCGCTCGACACGGCCGAGCTGCGCGACACCGTCTCGTACGCCACCGTGCACCTGCTCCAGCGGCTCTCGCCGCCCGAACGCGCGGTGTTCGTGCTGCGGGAGGCGTTCGCGCTGCCGTACGAGGACATCGCCGGGGTGGTCGGCGGCTCGGTCGCGGGCTGCCGGCAGACGTACCACCGGGCGCGCGGCCATCTCGACCGGGACGACAAGCGGTTCACGGCGTCGCGGGAGGACCATGTCCGGCTCCTCGAACGCTTCCTGACCGCCGCGACCAGCGGCGACCTCTCCCAACTGACCGCTCTGCTCAGCGAGGACGTCGTCTCCTGGAACGACGGCGGCGGCCGGGTGCGTGCCGCGCTGCGGCCGATCAGGGGCCGCAAGAAGGTGGTCGCGTTCCTCTCGGCGCTCGCGGGCCGCCACACCGTCTCGGTGGACTCGCTCGTCGACGTCAACGGCGCCCCGGCCCTCTGGCTCGGCGCGGACGACCGGCAGCAGTGCCTGACCCTGGACATCGGCGAGGGGGGCGTGGTGCGGGGCATCTACATCGTCCTCAACCCCGACAAGCTGACCCGGGTGCGGGCGGCGGCGGGGGCCTGACGCCCGCCGCGTCCAGCACCCGGCCCGCGCGGCACGCGGGCGAACTCCCGTTTCCGGGGGGTGGGTACGTGCGCCGGGGCGCCGGGCCACCGGGCCCGACCGACCCCAGGACGTCAGCCCCCGGAGTCCGGCCGACTCCGGGACGTCAGCCCCCGGAGTCCGACCGACCCCGGGACGTCAGCCCCCGGAGTCCGACCGACCCCGGGACGTCAGCCCCCGGAGTCCGACCGACCCCGGGACGTCAGCCCCCGGAGTCCGACCGACCCCGGGACGTCAGCCCCCGGAGTCCGGCCGACTCCGGGACGTCAGCCCCCGGAGTCCGGCCGACTCCGGGACGTCAGCCCCCGGAGTCCGGCCGACTCCGGGACGTCAGGCCTCCGGTGACGGGTTCTCCGCGCCGTCCGGCGCCGCCGCTCCGGCCGCCCCGGCGGCCCGTACCGCCCAGCGCTGCTCCACCTTCGCGAAACGCCAGTACGCGAGCGCCGCCGCCCAGACCGCCACGAACAGGCCGACGATGAGGTAGCCCACGTTGCCGAGGTCGAGCCCCGCCACCCAGTCGGTGACCCCGTCGCGCAGGCCGAGCTT
Encoded proteins:
- a CDS encoding MFS transporter, with the translated sequence MTTAEPPRAALPPTPAPDPSPSPASEPVERPGTGLRALAVRHPVLLTAVVALAAHLVWFFFLANSGGDIAAQDAWAEFVGRHPDSAYNLAWYGGMHPVSYSVVSPYLMSVLGVRTTMIVAGTVSAALTALVLVRLKAVRNPLACSMAGVFAFFCNAMSGRVTFGLGVMFGLVAVAAVFCWPRRWRTNRWGKAAVAAPFAGLATAASPVAGLFLGIVAVALFVCKRRPGAYALGLPPVLVEALSVWLFPFSGTQPMSIGTAALPFLFAAAVFVLVPKDWRTVRIGAVVYGLGTVATWAVDSQIGSNVSRLAMVMGAVLLLAAIPYAALGSLRWWALLLAFGGVNVWTGFKGVDDMVITAPTASWTRELAPLVHQLQRAGAAKGRVEVVPARSHREASALSPYVNLARGWNRQADIARNPLFYDDTLTADNYRGWLDRWAVHFVVLPKGRPDEGAAREAMLVRHGEPYLTELWGDANWQLYAVKDPMPMADPPATVDRAGAGELTIHVKKPGRVLIRIPYSPWLGLVDAAGKSVLPPQETAASKAREARGDKDADRHRQYTNPAGCLTKADKDDDGDEWTILLAPKAGVYRLAAPYQLPRGTGCPEELREAQ
- the sigJ gene encoding RNA polymerase sigma factor SigJ yields the protein MSPQSPQPVPENRQAPGVPTRPDSGPEGGGPRRERGPGGYAAGPERARDDEVFEQYRPLLTGLAYRLLGSMWDAEDIVQDAYLRWTRTDTATVREPRAFLATVTSRLALDQLRSARVTREAYIGPWLPEPVPTGELGPLDTAELRDTVSYATVHLLQRLSPPERAVFVLREAFALPYEDIAGVVGGSVAGCRQTYHRARGHLDRDDKRFTASREDHVRLLERFLTAATSGDLSQLTALLSEDVVSWNDGGGRVRAALRPIRGRKKVVAFLSALAGRHTVSVDSLVDVNGAPALWLGADDRQQCLTLDIGEGGVVRGIYIVLNPDKLTRVRAAAGA